One Malus domestica chromosome 11, GDT2T_hap1 genomic region harbors:
- the LOC114819784 gene encoding putative F-box/LRR-repeat protein At5g54820 — protein sequence MDKFSQLPEPLLIIIANLPFKEAARNSILSKLWRRLGRSTQIVEFNERFFVNTDAAPADRAIQRLTFIDFVRRWIDNSPKTPVGKLALDFSDPAWDELGYDYHESYFDLPLDVYNHRVLESLALFSCNFDADLVGNFHMLKHISLGWIALPVSVQETLLAQCRLLESLSLKKCWGMNSLDVRGNDLKLKTLVADRCSIRYPHSFYLEAPKLNYLKFVGGDVPALTTGEGSEFNFFEELNLDLSPVIDFHGSASPNSILDILPRSLVIDFHSFASPNSILDILPPTRKLRSYTLRIHISLFNVSLFALVIINHTEREPIIPSPRLTVTDLTRKTTMHHHEQLGIKFFLNCCPHLETLTIKRCPEEIYEYYVTPSVLKPREMWKGNVEVYEHGRIMEQLTVVTLSDEEVNGGNPEEFRLKAREFLHQVEAASQNLEITVLPLAIDVLEEPFSLVLKGEQGAALGCRFRTTTYIESEFKV from the exons ATGGACAAGTTCTCACAGTTACCCGAACCTCTCCTGATCATCATCGCCAACTTGCCCTTCAAAGAAGCCgcaagaaactccattctctCCAAGCTATGGCGTCGCCTTGGGCGTTCGACCCAAATCGTCGAGTTCAACGAGCGTTTCTTTGTGAATACTGACGCAGCACCGGCGGACAGAGCGATTCAGAGACTAActttcattgattttgtgcgCCGTTGGATTGACAACAGCCCAAAAACGCCTGTGGGTAAG TTGGCGCTCGATTTTTCTGACCCCGCATGGGATGAACTCGGGTATGATTACCACGAGTCCTATTTTGATTTGCCTTTGGATGTGTATAATCACCGAGTTCTTGAGTCCCTAGCTCTGTTTTCTTGCAATTTTGATGCGGATTTGGTTGGGAATTTTCATATGCTGAAGCACATTTCATTGGGTTGGATTGCTCTGCCGGTTTCCGTTCAAGAAACTCTGTTAGCACAATGTAGGTTGCTTGAGAGTCTGAGTCTGAAGAAATGTTGGGGGATGAACTCCCTTGACGTTCGTGGGAATGACTTAAAGCTAAAAACTTTGGTGGCTGATAGGTGCAGTATTCGTTACCCTCATTCCTTTTATCTTGAAGCACCAAAGTTGAATTATTTGAAGTTTGTTGGTGGGGATGTGCCGGCATTGACTACAGGCGAGGGTAGCGAATTCAATTTCTTCGAAGAGTTGAACCTCGACTTGAGCCCTGTGATAGATTTTCATGGCTCTGCTAGTCCCAATTCTATTCTCGATATACTTCCTCGTAGCCTTGTGATAGATTTTCATAGCTTTGCTAGTCCTAATTCCATTCTTGATATACTTCCTCCTACAAGGAAGTTACGTTCTTACACGCTTCGGATACACATTTCTCTCTTCAACGTTTCATTGTTTGCACTA GTTATAATCAATCATACAGAACGGGAACCAATTATTCCGAGTCCTCGTTTGACAGTAACAGATTTGACACGGAAAACGACAATGCATCACCATGAACAACTCGGCATCAAGTTTTTCTTGAATTGTTGTCCTCATCTGGAGACTCTTACAATCAAACGATGCCCTGAGGAAATTTATGAG TATTACGTTACTCCATCTGTACTGAAGCCTCGAGAGATGTGGAAGGGAAATGTAGAAGTTTATGA ACATGGCCGGATCATGGAACAGCTTACTGTCGTTACATTAAGTGATGAGGAAGTTAATGGTGGAAACCCGGAAGAATTCAGACTCAAGGCTCGAGAGTTCTTGCATCAAGTCGAAGCAGCCTCACAAAATCTGGAAATAACAGTTCT GCCTTTGGCCATTGATGTCCTTGAAGAGCCATTTTCCTTGGTTTTAAAAGGGGAGCAAGGTGCAGCCC TCGGAtgccgcttccgcacaacaacaTACATTGAGTCCGAGTTCAAAGTTTGA